Proteins encoded within one genomic window of Ptiloglossa arizonensis isolate GNS036 chromosome 3, iyPtiAriz1_principal, whole genome shotgun sequence:
- the LOC143144901 gene encoding uncharacterized protein LOC143144901, with the protein MSGKIEYLEKYSIAPSPSRDYYGLKVLRDQVILYLWKISHGPHKTPIVRSSSFGDFEHNKLLQDEIRRAFGKHLLGHVRNIASGQRNTLLTLPKNLIDRLVRYLTVNDIVKLTSLSHVAKEIFNDNCVWEILYKKYKPLTNNKYEKLYATTYDWKQLFQQAQIEGVMKEQKVPPRARGSTNPKFEDISKNYNANSRGTMQVVPSITQSSNKLSKDTRKRTIQNPVSKKSSDVHLDRLAIYERRPIIESLQMVGMKSMKEMKDQTKVHAKNESKHQMENRQSLIGKATEGKSNKDQNLQNRIRRTDVKISNTSIKTSKEKQPNSVKSKSLTLSKASRNEKTGPNSVVDQSKSKTKSKTRIGQSKSSILNTNTALLADHSSVGDFGSLDKLKLCVSDGKVQGEYRRVVEPPRTLKSGCIRTSLDRLSEKSEPLTAKSMESVNRIKVSGMYATSKNVKVPKVKTKKSTKSNKSEYKMVIPENKQDIFERYGLYDTYLSPRKNNNVEEKCSTYKMIDKMGYQHFLDFTNSYR; encoded by the exons ATGAGCGGTAAGATCGAGTACCTGGAAAAGTATTCGATAGCACCTTCACCCAGCAGAGATTACTACGGGCTCAAAGTACTCCGTGATCAG GTGATACTGTatctttggaaaatttcgcATGGTCCGCACAAAACACCGATTGTACGATCCTCCAGTTTCGGGGACTTCGAGCATAATAAATTACTACAAGACGAAATTCGACGGGCTTTTG GTAAACACTTACTGGGGCATGTAAGAAACATAGCGTCCGGACAAAGAAACACCCTTCTAACGTTGCCAAAAAATCTGATCGATAGATTGGTTAGGTATTTGACAGTGAATGATATCGTAAAATTGACATCATTATCACATGTGGCTAAAGAG ATCTTCAATGACAATTGTGTATGGGAAATACTGTACAAGAAATACAAGCCATTAACGAACAACAAGTACGAGAAATTATATGCTACGACCTACGACTGGAAACAGCTGTTCCAACAGGCGCAAATTGAAGGAGTGATGAAGGAACAAAAG GTACCTCCTCGAGCTCGTGGGTCAACGAATCCAAAGTTTGAAGacatttcgaaaaattacaacGCAAATTCCAGGGGAACGATGCAAGTCGTTCCATCCATAACACAATCATCGAACAAATTATCAAAGGACACTCGTAAGAGAACCATTCAGAATCCCGTTTCGAAAAAGTCGTCAGATGTTCATCTAGATAGATTAGCGATCTATGAGAGACGTCCAATCATTGAGTCGCTTCAAATGGTTGGAATGAAATCAATGAAAGAGATGAAAGATCAAACAAAAGTCCAcgcgaaaaatgaatcgaaacacCAGATGGAAAACAGACAATCTTTGATCGGTAAAGCTACCGAGGGGAAATCGAACAAGGATCAAAATTTGCAGAACAGAATTCGTAGAACAGATGTAAAAATTAGCAACACGAGCATCAAAACGTCGAAAGAGAAACAACCCAATTCTGTTAAATCGAAAAGTTTAACGCTATCAAAAGCTTCCAGAAACGAGAAAACTGGACCGAATTCGGTAGTGGACCAAAGTAAATCAAAAACGAAAAGCAAAACGAGGATTGGCCAGAGTAAATCGTCGATTTTAAACACGAATACAGCCCTACTTGCCGACCATTCTTCGGTAGGAGACTTTGGTAGTCTCGATAAACTGAAATTGTGTGTCAGTGATGGAAAAGTGCAAGGAGAATATCGAAGAGTTGTGGAGCCTCCGAGAACATTGAAAAGCGGGTGCATCAGGACATCCCTTGATCGGTTGTCTGAGAAATCTGAACCTTTGACTGCCAAATCGATGGAGTCCGTCAATAGGATTAAAGTTTCTGGTATGTATGCTACTTCCAAGAACGTGAAAGTACCAAAAGTGAAAACAAAGAAATCAACGAAGTCGAATAAAAGTGAATACAAAATGGTCATACCAGAGAATAAACAGGATATTTTTGAAAGATATGGACTTTACGATACATATCTTTCGCCGAGAAAAAATAACAATGTCGAGGAAAAATGTTCAACTTATAAAATGATCGACAAAATGGGCtatcaacatttcttggatttcaCGAATTCTTACCGATAA